One genomic window of Ruminococcus gauvreauii includes the following:
- the pstC gene encoding phosphate ABC transporter permease subunit PstC: protein MNQFKETAMKIVFLIAACTSVLAVALICVFLFANGIPAIGEIGIGNFLLGELWKPSNHLYGILPMILGSIYVTAGAIILGVPVALFTSVFMARYCPKKIYPFLQSAINLLAGVPSVVYGFFGLIVIVPMIHRISGRDGSTMLAASVLLAIMILPTIIGVTESALRSVPDSYYEGSLALGATHERSVFFTIVPAAKSGIVAGIVLGIGRAVGETMAVIMVAGNQARMPAGLFRGVRTLTANIVMEMGYAADLHREALIATGVVLFVFIMLINLAVSLLNRRTYSGSES from the coding sequence ATGAATCAATTCAAAGAAACAGCAATGAAAATTGTCTTTCTGATCGCAGCCTGTACATCCGTATTAGCAGTTGCACTGATCTGTGTATTTCTTTTCGCAAACGGAATACCCGCGATCGGGGAGATTGGAATTGGCAATTTCCTTCTGGGGGAACTCTGGAAACCTTCCAATCATCTGTACGGAATACTGCCCATGATACTGGGCAGTATTTATGTGACAGCGGGAGCAATCATTCTGGGGGTGCCGGTTGCATTATTTACATCTGTTTTTATGGCAAGATACTGTCCGAAAAAAATTTATCCGTTTCTGCAGTCGGCAATCAACCTTCTGGCTGGAGTCCCGTCTGTCGTCTATGGCTTCTTCGGTCTGATCGTGATCGTTCCCATGATCCACAGGATATCGGGGAGGGATGGGAGTACGATGCTGGCGGCCTCCGTACTGCTGGCCATCATGATCCTGCCGACGATCATCGGAGTGACAGAGTCCGCACTCAGAAGTGTTCCGGACAGTTATTACGAAGGCTCACTGGCGCTGGGAGCAACGCATGAGCGCAGCGTGTTTTTCACGATCGTCCCGGCAGCTAAATCCGGAATCGTAGCCGGTATCGTACTCGGTATCGGACGCGCAGTCGGTGAGACGATGGCGGTCATCATGGTAGCTGGAAATCAGGCGCGTATGCCGGCGGGACTGTTTCGCGGTGTCCGCACACTGACGGCAAATATTGTAATGGAAATGGGATACGCGGCAGACCTTCACCGGGAAGCACTGATTGCAACGGGAGTTGTACTGTTTGTATTTATCATGCTGATCAATCTGGCGGTATCGCTGCTGAACAGGAGGACTTACAGTGGAAGTGAAAGCTAG
- a CDS encoding HAD-IIA family hydrolase yields the protein MERLREKKGFICDMDGVIYHGNILLPGVQEFVNWLYEKEKRFLFLTNSSERSPRELQQKLARMGLDVDESHFYTSALATAKFLSTQSPGCSAYVIGAPGLLNALYESGITINDVDPDYVVIGETRNYNYDSILHAVKLIEKGARLIGTNYDLTGPSENGIIPACRAFVAPIELTTGKSAYYVGKPNPLMMRTGLRMLGVHSEDAAIIGDRMDTDIIAGVESGLDTVLVLSGVMTREDVKQYPYRPRLILDGVRDIPE from the coding sequence ATGGAAAGATTAAGAGAGAAAAAAGGATTTATCTGTGACATGGATGGTGTGATCTACCATGGCAATATCCTGCTGCCCGGTGTCCAGGAGTTCGTGAACTGGCTATATGAAAAAGAAAAACGTTTTCTGTTCCTGACAAATTCCAGCGAACGCTCCCCAAGAGAGCTGCAGCAAAAGCTGGCACGCATGGGACTTGATGTAGATGAGAGTCACTTTTACACCAGCGCACTTGCAACCGCGAAATTTTTGAGCACACAGTCACCGGGCTGCAGTGCATATGTGATCGGCGCTCCGGGACTTCTGAACGCGCTGTATGAATCCGGTATTACGATCAATGATGTCGACCCTGATTACGTCGTGATCGGCGAGACGAGAAATTATAACTACGACAGTATCCTGCACGCTGTCAAACTGATTGAAAAAGGCGCCCGCCTGATCGGCACGAACTATGATCTGACCGGACCTTCGGAGAATGGTATCATCCCCGCCTGCCGCGCATTCGTAGCTCCCATAGAGCTGACGACCGGGAAATCGGCATACTACGTCGGCAAGCCGAATCCTCTGATGATGCGTACAGGGCTTCGGATGCTGGGCGTTCACTCCGAAGATGCCGCGATCATCGGCGACCGCATGGATACCGATATCATTGCAGGTGTTGAATCCGGACTGGACACGGTACTCGTACTCTCCGGCGTGATGACTCGGGAAGATGTCAAACAGTATCCGTACCGTCCGCGTCTGATCCTGGACGGCGTCAGAGATATTCCTGAATAA
- the pstA gene encoding phosphate ABC transporter permease PstA, whose protein sequence is MSAFLAALVMICTAVTFFVLLFLVAFILVRGVRFLTPDLFSFTYTSDNASLMPALINTLTMTALSLVIAVPIGVASAIFLVEYSGRGSKLVGIIRVTAETLSGIPSIVYGLFGLLFFATTLRWGFSLLSGSFTVVIMILPLIMRTTEEALKAVPVSFREASFGLGAGKLRTIFKIVLPSAVPGILAGIILATGRIVGETAALIYTAGTVAQIPSSLMGSGRTLAVHMYALSSEGLYMDQAYATAVVLLVIVLAINWLSGRIAKRIAKG, encoded by the coding sequence ATGTCGGCGTTTCTGGCAGCGCTCGTAATGATCTGTACTGCAGTTACATTCTTTGTACTGCTGTTTCTCGTTGCATTTATTCTTGTCAGAGGAGTGCGCTTCCTGACACCGGATTTATTTTCGTTCACCTATACATCGGACAATGCGTCATTGATGCCGGCACTTATCAACACGCTGACGATGACGGCGCTATCTCTGGTGATCGCAGTGCCGATCGGTGTGGCTTCTGCCATCTTTCTGGTGGAATATTCCGGCCGGGGCAGCAAACTGGTCGGAATCATCCGGGTCACAGCGGAGACACTTTCCGGTATCCCGTCGATTGTATACGGACTGTTTGGACTTCTGTTTTTTGCGACGACATTGAGATGGGGATTTTCCCTGCTGTCGGGTTCCTTTACGGTGGTCATCATGATACTGCCGCTGATTATGAGAACGACAGAGGAGGCGTTAAAAGCGGTTCCGGTCTCGTTCCGGGAAGCCAGTTTCGGACTGGGAGCGGGTAAACTCAGGACAATATTTAAGATCGTACTCCCGTCCGCGGTACCAGGTATTCTGGCGGGCATTATTCTGGCGACGGGGCGAATCGTCGGAGAGACGGCGGCACTTATTTATACGGCAGGTACGGTGGCACAGATTCCATCCAGCCTGATGGGATCGGGCAGAACGCTGGCAGTACATATGTATGCATTGTCCAGCGAAGGGCTGTATATGGATCAGGCATATGCGACGGCAGTCGTGCTTCTTGTGATCGTACTTGCGATCAACTGGCTGTCCGGAAGGATCGCGAAACGCATTGCGAAAGGATAA
- the pstB gene encoding phosphate ABC transporter ATP-binding protein PstB: MDKISIENMNLYYGDFHALKDVNLHLPEKQITAFIGPSGCGKSTLLKSLNRMNDLVGGCKITGDIKLDGEDIYGNMDVNLLRKRVGMVFQKPNPFPMSIYDNIAYGPRTHGIHAKAKLDEIVEQSLQGAAIWDEVKDRLKKSALGLSGGQQQRICIARALAVQPEVLLMDEPTSALDPISTSKIEDLAVDLKQNYTIIMVTHNMQQAARISDKTAFFLLGEVVEYNDTDALFASPQDKRTEDYITGRFG; this comes from the coding sequence ATGGACAAAATATCAATAGAAAATATGAATCTGTACTACGGCGATTTTCACGCGCTCAAAGATGTGAACCTGCACCTTCCGGAAAAACAGATCACGGCATTTATCGGACCTTCCGGCTGCGGAAAGTCCACGCTTTTAAAATCTCTGAACAGAATGAATGACCTTGTCGGCGGGTGTAAGATTACAGGTGATATCAAACTGGACGGAGAGGACATCTATGGAAACATGGATGTCAATCTTCTGAGAAAACGCGTCGGTATGGTGTTTCAGAAACCGAATCCATTTCCGATGAGTATTTATGATAATATTGCATATGGACCGAGAACACACGGTATCCATGCTAAAGCAAAACTGGATGAGATCGTGGAACAGTCCCTGCAGGGAGCCGCAATCTGGGATGAGGTGAAGGACCGTCTGAAAAAGAGTGCACTCGGATTGTCCGGCGGGCAGCAGCAGCGTATCTGTATCGCCCGGGCACTTGCGGTGCAGCCGGAAGTCCTTCTGATGGATGAACCAACCTCTGCATTAGACCCCATTTCCACCTCGAAAATTGAAGACCTGGCAGTCGATCTGAAACAGAATTACACGATTATCATGGTCACGCATAATATGCAGCAGGCTGCCCGCATCTCAGACAAAACGGCATTCTTTCTCCTTGGTGAAGTTGTGGAATACAATGATACAGATGCTCTGTTTGCGTCACCGCAGGATAAGAGGACAGAGGATTATATTACAGGGAGGTTTGGATAA
- a CDS encoding condensation domain-containing protein encodes MMKTRKGYKVYPLTAAQKLHYYCLKYCPKKQVLNIGSSLTIEQDLDWAALKEAVYQAYDRCESMRLRFAEDKEGNVYQYVVDKEEREIEHFDFTGWQECHARDKLVEWTETPFEPFDSPRNRVVMIKMPDGFQGIYLLVDHLTMDAQSLIVFLKDVIEIYCNMKYEGIDYPRPMASYIKQLEKDLAYEQGSESARRDREFFEKLIASSEPIFADIYGPAKLEKERLEKNKPDMRAATNTSSNVEANITTFHLEAEPSMQLLRFCEQNRVSMVCLLMMGLRTFLQKENDLDDISITTTIARRATLTEKKCGGSRIHCFPFRTVIPRRDTFMEGMLKIRDGQNQYFRHANYNPVDYYGFRKQYYDLPDGQTYEPMSLTYQPMSLKTGGLERLGDIRYKTERYTNGAAAHTLYLTVMHRAEDNGLDFGFEYQTGVVTPEHLEYIYYYLCKILFCGIADPQATVGSIIESV; translated from the coding sequence ATGATGAAAACGAGAAAAGGTTATAAGGTATATCCGCTGACGGCAGCGCAGAAGCTTCATTATTACTGTCTGAAATACTGTCCCAAAAAGCAGGTGCTGAATATCGGAAGCAGCCTGACCATTGAACAGGATCTGGACTGGGCTGCGCTGAAAGAAGCTGTATATCAGGCATATGACCGCTGTGAATCCATGCGGCTGCGTTTTGCGGAAGATAAAGAGGGAAATGTCTATCAATACGTGGTAGATAAGGAAGAACGGGAGATTGAACATTTTGATTTTACGGGATGGCAGGAATGCCATGCGAGGGATAAACTGGTCGAATGGACGGAAACACCGTTTGAACCGTTTGATTCACCCAGAAATCGTGTTGTTATGATTAAAATGCCGGATGGTTTTCAGGGAATCTATCTGCTCGTGGATCATCTGACGATGGATGCACAGTCACTGATCGTATTCCTGAAGGATGTGATCGAAATCTACTGTAACATGAAATACGAGGGGATCGATTATCCGAGACCCATGGCTTCTTATATTAAACAGCTCGAAAAAGACCTGGCGTATGAACAGGGAAGCGAGAGCGCCAGACGGGACAGAGAATTCTTTGAAAAGCTGATCGCGTCCTCAGAACCGATTTTTGCAGACATTTATGGTCCTGCGAAACTGGAAAAGGAAAGACTGGAAAAAAATAAGCCGGATATGCGTGCGGCTACGAACACTTCCTCCAACGTGGAGGCAAATATCACAACCTTCCATCTGGAGGCGGAGCCGTCGATGCAGCTGCTGAGGTTCTGCGAACAGAACAGAGTCTCCATGGTCTGTCTGCTGATGATGGGACTGCGCACGTTCCTGCAGAAGGAAAATGACCTGGATGACATTTCCATCACGACAACCATAGCGAGAAGGGCGACACTGACAGAGAAGAAATGCGGAGGTTCCAGGATCCACTGTTTCCCGTTTCGGACAGTCATTCCGCGGAGGGATACCTTTATGGAAGGGATGTTAAAGATACGTGACGGTCAGAATCAGTATTTCCGTCATGCAAATTACAACCCGGTGGATTATTACGGATTTCGTAAACAGTACTATGATCTGCCGGATGGGCAGACGTATGAACCGATGAGTCTGACGTATCAGCCGATGAGCCTGAAGACAGGCGGTCTGGAACGGCTGGGAGATATTCGGTATAAGACGGAGCGGTATACGAACGGTGCTGCAGCGCACACGCTGTATCTGACGGTTATGCACCGGGCGGAGGACAATGGTCTGGATTTCGGATTTGAGTACCAGACGGGTGTCGTTACTCCGGAACATCTGGAATATATTTATTATTATCTGTGTAAAATACTGTTTTGCGGGATCGCGGATCCACAGGCGACAGTGGGCAGTATCATAGAGTCAGTATAA
- a CDS encoding AMP-dependent synthetase/ligase — protein sequence MPVKTMKDVIDHAACTYGSQDAVRYKVRKEVVSKSYQDVKRDSESVSCILKSLNMLGKHVALIGPTSYEWIISYFGVVNSQSVVVPVDVQLPAEEVCELLERAGVSILIYDELRADVAGMVQERCPGLSHVISMQSDLPGLLEKEGGSFSIPIDEEKLCAILFTSGTTGKSKGVMLNHRNLTENAVSVDMKIPAGTVSMTLLPIHHAYCFTMDILKALYIGIIICINDSIMHVARNMKLFKPEIVLLVPMVIESIYAKLQDAGPLIPKKMAAKAAFGGRLRTICSGGAYLDPEYIDKFKDYGITILQGYGMTECSPVISTNLEWAAKKNSVGRLLPNCEAKIVDDEIWVRGSSVMMGYYHMPEETAQTLEDGWLKTGDLGYVDEDGFVFITGRKKNLIILANGENVSPEELENRLLKNNLIKEIIVSEYPGGIQAEVFPDEEYAKKKRIRDITAAIQEIIDDFNQGMPVFKRISRLSIRDTEFEKTPSKKIKRP from the coding sequence ATGCCGGTAAAAACAATGAAAGATGTGATCGACCACGCAGCCTGCACTTACGGAAGTCAGGATGCGGTTCGGTACAAAGTCAGAAAAGAAGTCGTCAGTAAGAGTTACCAGGATGTAAAGCGTGACAGCGAGTCTGTCAGCTGTATCTTAAAAAGTCTGAATATGCTGGGAAAACATGTGGCACTGATCGGACCCACCAGCTATGAGTGGATCATCAGCTACTTTGGTGTCGTGAACTCTCAGAGTGTTGTCGTTCCGGTGGATGTACAGCTTCCGGCGGAGGAAGTCTGTGAACTGCTGGAGCGGGCAGGGGTCAGCATCCTGATCTATGACGAGCTGCGCGCCGATGTTGCAGGCATGGTGCAGGAGAGATGTCCCGGACTTTCTCACGTGATCTCCATGCAGTCAGACCTTCCCGGACTTTTGGAAAAAGAGGGCGGAAGCTTTTCGATTCCGATTGATGAGGAGAAGCTGTGTGCTATTTTGTTTACATCGGGTACAACAGGAAAAAGCAAAGGTGTCATGCTGAACCACCGAAACCTGACGGAAAATGCGGTTTCTGTGGACATGAAAATCCCGGCAGGTACCGTTTCCATGACACTGCTTCCGATCCACCATGCGTACTGCTTTACGATGGACATCTTAAAAGCACTCTACATAGGGATCATCATCTGCATCAACGATTCCATCATGCACGTGGCAAGAAATATGAAGCTGTTCAAGCCGGAGATCGTGCTTCTCGTTCCGATGGTGATCGAGTCCATCTATGCAAAACTGCAGGATGCAGGACCTCTGATTCCGAAGAAAATGGCGGCGAAAGCAGCATTTGGAGGACGGCTTCGCACGATATGCAGCGGCGGCGCGTATCTGGATCCGGAATATATCGATAAGTTTAAAGACTATGGAATTACCATTCTTCAAGGGTATGGAATGACGGAATGTTCCCCGGTCATCAGTACCAATCTGGAATGGGCAGCGAAGAAAAATTCCGTCGGCAGGCTGCTTCCGAACTGTGAGGCAAAGATTGTCGATGATGAGATCTGGGTACGCGGTTCCAGCGTCATGATGGGATACTATCACATGCCGGAGGAGACGGCGCAGACCCTGGAGGACGGGTGGCTGAAAACCGGAGATCTGGGGTATGTGGATGAGGATGGATTTGTTTTCATCACAGGAAGGAAGAAGAATCTGATCATCCTTGCCAATGGTGAGAATGTGTCACCGGAAGAGCTGGAGAATCGGCTGCTGAAGAACAACCTTATCAAAGAGATTATCGTCAGCGAGTATCCGGGCGGTATCCAGGCTGAAGTCTTTCCTGATGAAGAGTATGCGAAAAAGAAACGCATCAGAGATATCACGGCGGCAATTCAGGAGATTATCGATGATTTTAATCAGGGTATGCCTGTGTTCAAGCGGATCAGCCGTCTGAGTATCCGTGATACAGAGTTTGAAAAAACGCCTTCCAAAAAGATCAAACGTCCTTAA
- a CDS encoding acyl carrier protein: MLEQLKDIICEYVEVEKKDISEDSRFMEDLGFNSYDFMAMVGEIEEAFDIEVVEREVVNVKTVGDAVKYIRELQE, translated from the coding sequence ATGCTGGAACAATTAAAGGACATTATCTGTGAATATGTGGAAGTTGAAAAGAAGGATATCAGTGAGGATTCCAGATTTATGGAAGACCTGGGGTTCAACTCCTATGATTTCATGGCGATGGTAGGAGAGATCGAAGAGGCATTTGACATCGAGGTTGTGGAACGGGAAGTGGTGAATGTTAAAACGGTCGGCGACGCAGTGAAATATATCAGAGAGCTGCAGGAGTAA
- a CDS encoding substrate-binding domain-containing protein, with amino-acid sequence MKRSIVALMTTIIIGSTILAGCAGNDASADSESNTADTTQEAAAGDETGTEDTGKDTSAGGASGPITIVSREDGSGTRGAFVELFGIEEEINGEKVDMTTEEAKITNSTSVMMTTVQGDVNAIGYISLGSLNDTVKAARIDGAEATAENIESGSYKVVRPFNVAAKEDLSEAAADFMAFIMSTEGQAVVEENGYIPVSDVEAYAGNKPAGKVVVAGSSSVTPVMEKLKEAYAAVNPDAEIEVQQSDSTTGMQSAIDGLCDIGMASRELKDSETKAGLVPTAIAQDGIAVIVNNDSGIDELTSDQVKGIYTGEVLDWEDLN; translated from the coding sequence ATGAAGAGATCTATCGTAGCATTAATGACAACAATTATTATCGGCAGCACAATATTAGCAGGATGCGCAGGCAATGACGCATCGGCAGATTCAGAATCTAATACAGCGGATACAACGCAGGAAGCAGCAGCCGGGGATGAGACAGGTACAGAAGATACCGGTAAAGATACTTCGGCAGGCGGGGCATCCGGACCGATCACGATCGTCTCAAGAGAAGACGGTTCCGGTACACGCGGTGCTTTTGTGGAACTGTTCGGGATCGAAGAAGAAATAAACGGCGAAAAGGTCGATATGACAACCGAAGAAGCCAAGATCACAAACAGTACCTCTGTCATGATGACAACGGTACAGGGTGACGTGAATGCGATCGGCTATATTTCACTCGGTTCATTGAACGATACGGTAAAAGCTGCCAGAATCGACGGAGCGGAGGCGACTGCAGAGAATATCGAAAGCGGCTCTTATAAGGTTGTCCGTCCGTTCAACGTTGCGGCAAAGGAAGACTTAAGTGAGGCGGCAGCGGATTTCATGGCCTTTATCATGAGCACTGAGGGTCAGGCGGTAGTCGAAGAAAACGGATACATCCCGGTGAGCGATGTGGAAGCATATGCAGGGAACAAACCGGCGGGTAAAGTGGTCGTAGCAGGCTCTTCTTCCGTGACACCGGTTATGGAAAAATTAAAGGAGGCATACGCAGCAGTGAATCCGGATGCTGAGATCGAGGTACAGCAGAGTGATTCAACGACAGGCATGCAGTCTGCAATCGACGGATTATGTGACATCGGTATGGCATCCCGTGAATTAAAAGACAGCGAGACCAAGGCAGGCCTTGTTCCGACCGCGATCGCTCAGGATGGTATTGCAGTGATCGTAAACAATGACAGCGGCATCGACGAACTGACAAGTGACCAGGTAAAAGGAATCTACACAGGCGAAGTCCTGGACTGGGAAGACCTGAACTGA